One stretch of Myxocyprinus asiaticus isolate MX2 ecotype Aquarium Trade chromosome 23, UBuf_Myxa_2, whole genome shotgun sequence DNA includes these proteins:
- the LOC127414190 gene encoding lysophosphatidylserine lipase ABHD12-like isoform X2 yields MKRRIDQSDQKFTSGERLQQTVKRPKDIGVQARSQWWVWTWTKVGLLSLCVLSVTILFLQQLFTVSDDLSRPSDFGLNHTINIYLNSEEGVRVGVWYTVPEHRWKEAQGKDLEWYEKALGDGSPIFIYLHGNTGNRSSPPHRIGVANVLSAVGYHVLVLDYRGFGDSTSEPTELGLTTDTIYLYNWVKARSGNSLVCVWGHSLGSGVTTNTAVKLQEEGKSFDGIILEGAFSIGRVAVPFEHPFTWFYWKFPYIQYYIFNPLKYNIFNFPTDENLKKIRTPIMFLHAEDDHLVPLYVAQELYSIARNAQNSDERVKLVQFNGSLGYLHNGLYKDPSLPSIIREFVKSLTA; encoded by the exons ATGAAGAGAAGAATCGATCAAtctgatcagaagtttacatctgGAGAAAGATTGCAGCAGACTGTTAAAAGACCTAAGGATATTGGCGTGCAGGCAAG ATCTCAGTGGTGGGTGTGGACTTGGACTAAAGTGGGACTTCTTTCCCTTTGTGTCCTCTCTGTAACAATACTATTTCTTCAGCAACTCTTCACTG TTTCTGATGACCTTAGTCGACCTTCGGACTTCGGTCTCAATCATACTATAAATATCTACCTTAATTCTGAGGAGGGGGTGAGAGTAGGCGTATG GTATACTGTACCCGAACACAGATGGAAAGAGGCACAGGGGAAAGATCTAGAGTGGTATGAGAAGGCTTTGGGGGATGGATCGCCCATTTTCATCTACCTCCATGGCAATACAGGAAAcag ATCCTCGCCTCCACACCGAATTGGAGTTGCAAAT GTCTTGAGTGCTGTAGGATATCATGTTCTAGTTTTGGACTACAGAG GATTCGGAGACTCCACCAGTGAACCCACAGAGCTCGGTCTGACTACTGATACCATATATTTGTACAACTGGGTTAAGGCACGTAGTGGAAAcagcctggtgtgtgtgtggggtcaCTCACTTGGTTCTGG TGTTACAACTAACACTGCAGTGAAACTACAAGAGGAAG GAAAAAGTTTTGATGGAATAATACTCGAGGGAGCATTCAGTATTGGGCGGGTGGCAGTACCCTTTGAACACCCTTTTACCTGG tTTTATTGGAAGTTCCCATACATTCAGTACTACATTTTCAATCCATTGAAATACAACATTTTCAACTTCCCAACTGATGAGAA TTTAAAGAAAATCAGAACACCCATTATGTTTCTCCATGCTGAAGACGACCATTTAGTACCCCTATACGTGGCTCAAGAg CTTTACAGCATTGCAAGAAATGCCCAGAATTCTGATGAACGGGTCAAGCTGGTACAATTTAATGGATCGCTTGGATATCTCCATAATGGGCTCTATAAAGATCCTAGTTTGCCAAGTATCATAAG GGAGTTTGTGAAGTCACTGACGGCGTGA